The Desulfatiglans sp. DNA segment ATATCACCCTTCTTGAACGATTCAAGGGTACGTATCCTGACCGACTGGCTCTTGTTGCCATGCATCGCTGCAACACTGATTCCCTGTGTGTCAAGGTTCTCCGTGAGTTTGTTTGCCCCATATCTTGTGCGGGTAAAAACCAGTGTCTGGTTCCAGTTACCCCTGGTGATAAGGTGAATGAGAAGGGCAAGTTTATTTGATCGGTGCACCAGGTGAACCTTCTGGGTTATTGATTCTGCTGCCGTATTATCAGGTGTCACCTCGATATATTCCGGGTTCTTAAGCATTTTTCCGGCAAGATCACGGATCTGCCGGGTGTAGGTGGCAGAAAACAGCATGGTCCTGCGTTCAGATGGAAGTAGAGAGAGGACCTCGGAGATCTCCTCACTGAACCCCAAATCCAGCATCCTGTCAGCCTCATCAAAAACCAGAAATTCTATCAGGGAAAGATTCAAATGGCGCTGGCCTGCAAGATCCAGCAGGCGGCCCGGAGTGGCCACAAGGATGTCTATGCCGCGCCTCAGCCGGTCAATCTGCGGTTCTATGCTGACACCGCCATATACAACAGTGCATCGCAGGGAGACCCTTCTTGCATAGGCCTTGATACTCTCTCCCACCTGTAGCGCCAGTTCCCGCGTGGGTGTCAGGACAAGCGCACGGGGATATCGCTCGTTCCCTTTCTGCCTGTTCCTGCTCAGGATCTCAACTAAAGGAAGCGCAAAGGCATCTGTTTTTCCGGTCCCGGTCTGTGCCCTTGCAAGGATGTCCCTCCCGTCAAGAATAGCAGGAATAACTTTTTCCTGAATGAGGGTGGGGGCAGCGTACGCCTTGTCTTTAACCGCCTTAAGCAGTTCGTCCCGAAGGCCAAGTTGATCAAATGACATATTATAATCCGGTGTTGTCTCTAAATTGTTTGGTTAATAGTGTTGCTCATGGGCTTTTTTGTTTCGTGCCCTGGCTTTGAATATTTTTTATGGGAGCGTTGTTTTAAATGTTTTTTTCATCTTTAACCTCTGGAGGATCTTCGGTTTGCCTTTCTTCATGACCCTGGGTCATTTTTTTTTGACGCTTCTCTTCCTGTTTTTTCTTTTTAGCGAGCTCTCTTTTTCGTTTTTCAAATGAATAATTAGGTTTTGCCATATGTTTCCTCTTCTTAAATTAATAGTGCAGAGAATGGAATATCCAGTGCTGTGATCTGTTGCGTGCAAGGCTTAGACCCTGCTGCCAAATGGTGATGCTGGGCATATTGACACAAATCCCAAATAAAGTCCAGACATAGTCTAAAAGAGCTCTATAACTCCTGTAAAACATCAGTGAGAAATTTGAACTCCACCCTCTCCTGCTCCAGCCTGATATTTTCTCCCCAGTGATTATTTTGCAGTTGATCGTAGAGCTCTGTCTCTTCAGGTGTAAGCCGTGCAAGATTTGCCTTTTTGTGATGCGCTTCAAACCCCCACAGCTCCCCGTGGCTCAGGAGTGTCTCAATATCCATCAGGAAGGATCTTACATCCGGCAGAATCCCGCGCAACTGATTGAGGATTGCAAAGCCGTGTGTATCAATATCACCCCAGTAATAAATCCTTTTGCTGTGCAGCCATTGTACAGAGGAGAGATTACTGGCGCTGAAGGGGACGACCTTAAAAAATAAAAAAACTGTTGAAATAGAGTAATATCAAGGCGGTTGAAGGCTTTGCCTTTAACTGCCTTGATGTTTATTAAGTGGTTTAAAGAAAAATTAAATATCATATTCTTAATAGTGGTCATCTTTTTAAACAATAAGACGCGGAGGGTTAAAATAAAAAATTCCCAAGGTGACCGGGGATAATAAAGGATGTAAGTAATCCCAAACCTATCCTATGATTGCGGTTAACCATTCCTTAAAGGACTGTTGATCCTCTTTGTTTAAAACCCCTAACTTTTTTACTAAAGTGGTAAAGATGGGTTTGATTACTGGTTACTCTTTAAAGGGAAGGGGACAAGGACAATATCCCCATAGTTATATGTTGTCATAAGCCTCATCCTCGGCATTGTCCCAGACTTTGTTAAATGAATTTTCAGCCAGTTTGTTGGCAGCCTGGAGCATCTGATGTTCCTGACCTTTCCGGTTTAAAAAATCTACAACCTCTGCTATCTTGTCGGGGGCAAGTTAAAGAAATTTCGGGCTGTGCTTAAAAAAGTTCCTGATTTAGAACCAGAAGAATATGATCAGTTATAGACAACATACCTGAATTTGCCTCGGGTCTTAGATCCTTTAACCCATTTAAGGATGTAAATGACCAGAAAAAGATAGAAGGATTTGTTGACCGCCTTAAAAAAGAGCAGGGCTATGTAATAAAGTCAACCGAGTATAATTTAAAAACAGGAGACCCAAAACTCACCTATTCCTTAAGGGTTTCCACCCACCTGTTTCATGCCCGGGCACAGGTTGATGGTGTGGTGGATGCAATGCATAAAACCTGGAAGGCAATGATATAAAATGTGGGATTCAATTATTTTTACTGTAAGCTTAATACGCCGTCATGCCTGTGCAGACGCATTTGTGTCAAGTTAATGAAAATATTGAACCCAAAACATATATTCATAATTAAAGACGAAAAATCATTTCTCACACAAAGTCACAAAGCTCACAAAGTTAAGAAACAATAAAAAATTATGTTAAAAAACATTTGATTCTCTTAGTGTTCTTCGTGCCTCTGTGTGAGACAAAGCTTTAGCAGGCTTTTGCTTTTCGCCTTAGCTTGACGCTTATGCTTGCAGACGGGTATCCATTTGTTTTGTTTTAAAAAGTGGATTCCCGTTTTTCCAGGAATGACAAATAAGGGTCTAAAGTTTTAAAATATCAAAATAATGCACCATTATTGCAACTTTTGGTTAGATTTTACGACTTTATATCTTGAATAATGAATGAAGCTCCGATAAAGTGGTGATCACTGAACATCAAGAAATCACTACAAACCACACAACACCCAATTTTAAAACCGGAGGAAACACACATGAAAAAGGTAACATTTAAATTCATACTTAACATCTTCCTGTTTATCACCTTTCTTTTTCTTATGGATGAATGGTCTTTCCTCGGGATCACCTTTCATGAGATTGCCGGGCTTGTGATATGCCTCTTTTATATCCTGCACAAGGCCCTGAACTGGAAATTTATCAAGGAGACAACACTCAGGATGTTTGGAAAATGTACAGCCAGGGGCCGCATCAATTACATCCTTGATCTCCTGATCCTTATTGGTTTCACCCTCATTATCATAAGCGGCATGGGTATAGCAAAGACCATGGATTTTTCATGGCTGGGTTTCACAAAAGAAAACTTCATCATCTGGCGCTTTATGCACACGAGCATCTCCATGATCACCCTTATGTTTGTAGGCATACATGTAGGGCTGCACTGGAACTGGGTGGTTGCACGTTTTAAAAAATCCGGCGCTGATCAGGAGGGTGCATCATGCTAAAAAAGATCATCTATTTCGTAGTTGTTATTGCTATTGTGGTCGGGGCTGTTATTTCATACAAGCAATTGGATTTTGGTAATAAGACAGCCATTTTCTTTAAGATTGCCTTTGGAGACCAGGCCCAGATGATGCAAATGGGGCCAAAGGGTGGGCCTTTTCCAGGAGGGTCGACGCAGGGCGAATTCAAACCGCCTCAAGGATTTGAGGGCAGAAAAAGGGGTGAATTCGGGCCGGGACGGGGCGAATTTGGAAAAAATGGGGGACCTGGTTTTCAGGGGCCACCCGGGGGAAAAGGGATGCGTGGCAAACCGGGGATGGGTAAGACCATATCCTTCGCAAAGGTGATACCCTATTTCTTTATACTGGCCTTTTTCATACTGGCAACGCGTGTTATTGATCTAACTGTTAGAAGGGTAAAGAAATAATCGATTATGCTTTCAGCGATCAGCTGTCAGCTAACTCTTTAGTTTAAAACGTTTTTACTCAAAGCTGAACGCTGAGTGCTGACAGCAGCCATTCAAAAACGACAGTTTTTGGATATACAAGTTAACAAAAATATCGTACCTGAAACATATTACGGGTAAGGGATATAAGATAAAGATCCCTCAGAAAAACATCTATTCATAATTCAAGAGGTAAAATCCTATCTCACACAAAGTCACAAAGCTAAGAATTAAAAAAATTATGTTAAAAAGCATTTGATTTTCTTGGCGTTCTTTGCACCTCTGTGTGAGATATTGCTTTAGCTTTTCGCCTTAGCTTGACGACAATGCCCTTAGGCAGGCACAGGGGCCTGCCCCTACAAAACCTGGTCTTAGACAGGAATATTATCAACCCCTGTAATTATGCCTTCCCCAATGCCTTCAGTACCTTGTCCGGCGTGGCCGGGGGATCGACCCATTTACCTATAGCATTATAGATTGCAGCAATCACAAGATGGGTGTTTGCGAGCGAATGGCTGATACCATTTGAGCCATATGCCGCATTACCTGCCCTTGTTTCAAGCAGCTCCATTGCTACGGGTGCATGATCCAGTATAGTGGGCTTTTTATACTCGAACATATTTGTGCTGAGCTTTACACCGGTCTTGCTGTCATAAATATAATCTTCATACAACTGGCACCCTTCGCTGAAAAACATCACCTGCTCTATCTGGCTTTCAAGGGATGTGCGCCGCATGATCTTGCCGGTATCTGCAACCACGCCAAACCGGATGATCTCCACCTCACCTGTCTCCTCATCTACAGCCACCTCGCACATGGCCACATTCATGGTATCAAGCCTTTTGCCCCTTTCATTCCATAATGCAAGCGGCGGCCTGCCTGAATAGGTTGCAAAGAGGTTTGACCTTACCGCCTGCCCAAATGGTACACCAATACTGGGATTATTTTTTACAACAACCTTTCCATCCATCATATCAAGCTCTTCCGGCTTCATCCCTTTAAAGGGGCTCTCTACTGGCTTTGCCCCGCCCCCCATGATCCCGCCCTGTGGCGGTGGGTTATTGGCCTCTTCAACTGCCTTTTCAAGGATCTGTTTTTTGAGTATGTTTGCGCACTCCTTAAGAGCCCAGCCCGAAGCGGTTGTGCCGTCACTGCCCCCGCCCCACGGCTTATAGGTCTCATGGGAGTCAAGCCTGCCCCTGATATCCTCATAATTAAGCCCCAGCTCCTCAGCCACAACCATCATGTTTGCCTCCATGATATAGTTACCGATTACCGGCCCCTTTGAATCCAGGTGCACAATGCCGTTCCTGAGTTCCAGCTTGCAGTTGAAGATCATGCCGGAATGACGCGGGCACTGCTGATACCTGAAGCTGGCCCCGTGCATCCTGCCGTCCTTGAGTCTCTTTTCCCCTGTATTGTGCCAATTCCAGTTCATCATCTTTTTTGCGGCTGCAACACATGCCTCAAAACTGGGCACAGGGTTGGGGTCGGTCTGTGATTCAGGGCCGTGGAGATTAATTCTTGCAATCTCAACAGGGTCTTTGCCCAGTTTCTCGGCTATAAGATGTATGGCGAGTGTAATGGAATCCCAATTCATGGGGTTATGCTGACCGCTCAGATACATCTTGCCACGGTTGCTGTCCACAGCATCCATGTTCTGTTTAACGTTTAAGCACCTTGTCGTAAAATAGGGGCCATAGTTCTGGTCCATGGTGGTGCCGAAAACGGAACTCCCCTCCACACCCGAATCAGCGATTGAAAAATCATCGATGGCAGTAATAAGCCCGTCTTTCTTGAAGCCTATCTTCATGTGCATGAAACGCTGGTTCAGGTTAAAGTCATACTGGTCATAGCGGCTGTTTACACACCTTACCGGCCTCCCTGCCCTCTTCGCGAGCAGAGGGGTAATAAGCTGAGATTTTCGCAGGCCCCAGTCACAGTATTTACCGCCTATCAGCATGCACTCCTGAAAGACCTTTTCAGTAGGCACCTTGTACATGTTTGCGATTGTGCCGGGATCATTGGGTGAGCCGACACCCTCTACATGAATATTGAGCCCTTCACCGTGATAGGTGTTCTGAAACCACCATGCCACGGAACCGATCGGGTTGGGGATATGCCCTGAAAAGGCCGGTATGTTCATATCATATTCAATAATATGGTCGGCCTCTTTAAACCCTGCCTCCACATCACCTGCGTTCACATTTGAATAGGAGACATTACCCTTTTTGGGCGGGTTACTACCTCCACCCATACCAAATCCGCCTGAGGTGTTCTCCGGCTTTGGGGCAGGTGGCCGGATGACCGGGGCATCAGGCTTTCTGCCATCAAGTATATCCACAACATGAGGGAGTATCTCCCATTTTATATCGAGCTGCCTCAGCGCCTCATCACATATGTCTTCTGACTCAGCGACAACAATCGCTCCAACCTCTGCCCCCTCCTGGTCTGCTCTATTGGTGAGAACAGGTTTGAGAGGCCCCGACATCATTTCACCCTGTTCAAGCAGGTTTTTAATATCCTCATCTTCAAAGGTGAGGATATCTATA contains these protein-coding regions:
- a CDS encoding DEAD/DEAH box helicase, which translates into the protein MSFDQLGLRDELLKAVKDKAYAAPTLIQEKVIPAILDGRDILARAQTGTGKTDAFALPLVEILSRNRQKGNERYPRALVLTPTRELALQVGESIKAYARRVSLRCTVVYGGVSIEPQIDRLRRGIDILVATPGRLLDLAGQRHLNLSLIEFLVFDEADRMLDLGFSEEISEVLSLLPSERRTMLFSATYTRQIRDLAGKMLKNPEYIEVTPDNTAAESITQKVHLVHRSNKLALLIHLITRGNWNQTLVFTRTRYGANKLTENLDTQGISVAAMHGNKSQSVRIRTLESFKKGDIRVLVATDVAARGLDISNLPYVVNYDMPGIPEDYVHRIGRTGRAGEKGIAISLITQDDKVHLKAIEKLLKQKIPVEKVEGYTEDSDAANFLIFRPNGASRDKEVDRAIKEMVARKKASAQRLPARNSKTTGSGKNAGPESKTRSGRKINRAGKKPSQAGSHSQQSSKRGKPSPPRGKKYK
- a CDS encoding DUF2220 domain-containing protein; the encoded protein is MSTVFLFFKVVPFSASNLSSVQWLHSKRIYYWGDIDTHGFAILNQLRGILPDVRSFLMDIETLLSHGELWGFEAHHKKANLARLTPEETELYDQLQNNHWGENIRLEQERVEFKFLTDVLQEL
- a CDS encoding DUF4405 domain-containing protein, with the protein product MKKVTFKFILNIFLFITFLFLMDEWSFLGITFHEIAGLVICLFYILHKALNWKFIKETTLRMFGKCTARGRINYILDLLILIGFTLIIISGMGIAKTMDFSWLGFTKENFIIWRFMHTSISMITLMFVGIHVGLHWNWVVARFKKSGADQEGASC
- a CDS encoding xanthine dehydrogenase family protein molybdopterin-binding subunit encodes the protein MADLAGVNGQREKFRVVGMPNLPGRLSYAMAAGIAKYGADYTAPDMLHAKFLRSPYANAVIQGIDTERARKIPGVIDILTFEDEDIKNLLEQGEMMSGPLKPVLTNRADQEGAEVGAIVVAESEDICDEALRQLDIKWEILPHVVDILDGRKPDAPVIRPPAPKPENTSGGFGMGGGSNPPKKGNVSYSNVNAGDVEAGFKEADHIIEYDMNIPAFSGHIPNPIGSVAWWFQNTYHGEGLNIHVEGVGSPNDPGTIANMYKVPTEKVFQECMLIGGKYCDWGLRKSQLITPLLAKRAGRPVRCVNSRYDQYDFNLNQRFMHMKIGFKKDGLITAIDDFSIADSGVEGSSVFGTTMDQNYGPYFTTRCLNVKQNMDAVDSNRGKMYLSGQHNPMNWDSITLAIHLIAEKLGKDPVEIARINLHGPESQTDPNPVPSFEACVAAAKKMMNWNWHNTGEKRLKDGRMHGASFRYQQCPRHSGMIFNCKLELRNGIVHLDSKGPVIGNYIMEANMMVVAEELGLNYEDIRGRLDSHETYKPWGGGSDGTTASGWALKECANILKKQILEKAVEEANNPPPQGGIMGGGAKPVESPFKGMKPEELDMMDGKVVVKNNPSIGVPFGQAVRSNLFATYSGRPPLALWNERGKRLDTMNVAMCEVAVDEETGEVEIIRFGVVADTGKIMRRTSLESQIEQVMFFSEGCQLYEDYIYDSKTGVKLSTNMFEYKKPTILDHAPVAMELLETRAGNAAYGSNGISHSLANTHLVIAAIYNAIGKWVDPPATPDKVLKALGKA